A portion of the Staphylococcus felis genome contains these proteins:
- a CDS encoding UDP-N-acetylmuramoyl-L-alanyl-D-glutamate--L-lysine ligase — MNAQELFEHILIKEVSGNLNIEIDDITTDSRTARNGSIFVASVGYTVDSHRFAQSVVAQGCQLIVVNRKLEIEGDVTQVIVPDTLRVASHIAHKLYHYPSQQLTTIGVTGTNGKTSIATMIHHIFRHLGKGSAYLGTNGFQLNEDITKGANTTPETVSLIKKLHQAVQANAEAMTLEVSSHGLSLGRLNGVEFDVAIFSNLTQDHLDFHGTMEAYGHAKSLLFSQLGQDLTQDKYAIVNNDDAFSKYLCTVTPYETLTYAIEKEAQFTAQNIRESLQGVEFDFVTPFGTFPVKSPYVGRFNISNIMAAILGVWVKGTDMQQIIDVISELEPVEGRLEVLDPSLPIDLIIDYAHTADGMTKLIDAVAPFVKQKLIFLVGMAGERDLTKTPEMGRVASRADYVIFTPDNPANDDPKMLTAELAKGATHSNYVEFTDRAEGIRHAIEVAEPGDTVVLASKGREPYQIMPGHVKVPHRDDLIGLEAAYQKFGGGHHEN; from the coding sequence GTGAACGCTCAAGAACTATTCGAACATATTTTAATTAAAGAAGTTAGCGGAAATTTAAATATAGAAATTGATGATATTACAACTGATTCACGTACTGCTAGAAATGGGAGTATTTTTGTTGCTTCTGTAGGCTATACTGTTGATAGTCATCGCTTTGCGCAAAGTGTTGTAGCACAAGGCTGTCAATTGATTGTAGTCAATCGTAAACTCGAAATTGAAGGCGATGTAACTCAAGTCATTGTACCCGATACGTTAAGAGTAGCGAGTCATATTGCACATAAGTTATATCATTATCCGAGTCAACAGTTAACGACAATAGGTGTGACTGGCACTAATGGTAAAACATCTATCGCAACAATGATTCACCATATTTTTCGTCACCTCGGAAAAGGGAGTGCCTATCTTGGGACGAATGGGTTTCAATTAAATGAAGATATTACGAAAGGTGCGAATACAACTCCAGAAACAGTATCCTTAATTAAAAAGTTACATCAAGCTGTTCAAGCTAATGCAGAAGCAATGACATTAGAAGTCTCTTCTCATGGATTGAGTTTAGGGCGATTGAATGGTGTTGAATTTGATGTAGCTATATTTTCAAATCTAACCCAAGATCATTTGGATTTTCACGGCACTATGGAAGCATATGGCCATGCTAAATCTTTATTATTTAGCCAGCTTGGTCAAGATTTGACACAAGATAAATACGCTATTGTGAACAATGATGATGCATTTTCTAAATATTTATGTACGGTGACACCATACGAAACGTTAACGTACGCTATTGAAAAAGAGGCACAGTTTACAGCGCAGAATATTCGCGAATCACTTCAAGGTGTTGAATTTGATTTTGTGACACCATTTGGAACATTTCCAGTAAAGTCTCCTTACGTGGGACGTTTTAACATATCGAATATTATGGCGGCTATTTTAGGTGTTTGGGTAAAAGGGACAGATATGCAACAAATTATAGATGTTATTTCAGAGTTAGAACCTGTGGAAGGGCGTTTAGAGGTACTGGATCCATCATTACCGATAGATTTGATTATTGATTATGCGCATACAGCTGACGGTATGACTAAATTGATTGATGCAGTAGCACCATTTGTAAAGCAAAAGCTCATCTTCTTAGTAGGAATGGCCGGAGAGCGCGACTTAACGAAAACGCCTGAGATGGGGCGAGTGGCTTCACGAGCAGATTATGTCATTTTTACACCTGATAATCCTGCAAATGATGATCCGAAAATGCTAACAGCCGAACTTGCTAAAGGGGCGACACATTCAAACTATGTTGAATTTACAGATCGTGCTGAAGGTATTCGCCATGCGATAGAAGTTGCTGAACCTGGAGATACAGTAGTGCTTGCTTCCAAAGGGCGCGAACCATACCAAATTATGCCGGGACATGTCAAAGTTCCCCATCGAGATGACTTGATTGGATTGGAAGCAGCGTATCAGAAATTTGGAGGTGGTCATCATGAAAATTAG
- the ltaA gene encoding lipoteichoic acid biosynthesis MFS flippase LtaA, whose amino-acid sequence MQNYSSNSYNYHKNFYILLIILFLMELARGMYVLSYLTILPTVTSIAVGITSAAISIHFVADSISNFVIGFVLKRLGPRIVLTLGFILALVSLTLVILFPLSPIVLISSSIMLGIAVCPIWVIMLASVDESTRGKQMGYVYFSWLSGLLVGMISMNLIFKAHPTHYNFLMALCIAVALVLYCFVKVKLTDYNTKNVKQQLKQIVSVTQRHLILFPGILIQGIAISALVPVLPQYALNIVGVSTIEYTLAIVIGAIGCTISMLFLSKLIDKHSIRFMYWVIFIGFILYGTSILGLTMINHIEVVWVIAFLIGLLYGLLLPAWNTFMAGFIHSSEQEETWGVINSIQGFGAMIGAFLGGQISQVTSNPIFSFYFASALILFLALFYGIYFIKSRAKI is encoded by the coding sequence ATGCAAAATTACTCGTCAAATAGCTACAATTATCATAAAAACTTTTATATTTTGCTCATTATATTATTTTTAATGGAACTTGCAAGAGGTATGTATGTTTTAAGTTATTTAACAATTCTACCGACAGTGACTTCTATTGCTGTCGGTATTACTTCTGCTGCGATTTCAATCCATTTTGTTGCAGATTCAATTTCTAATTTTGTGATTGGATTTGTATTAAAAAGGTTAGGTCCTCGTATTGTACTCACATTGGGTTTTATACTTGCTTTAGTGAGTTTGACATTGGTTATTCTTTTTCCTTTATCTCCCATCGTCTTAATAAGTAGTTCTATTATGTTAGGTATAGCTGTCTGTCCAATTTGGGTTATTATGCTTGCAAGTGTAGATGAATCAACACGTGGCAAACAAATGGGATATGTTTATTTTTCATGGTTATCTGGTTTATTAGTCGGAATGATAAGTATGAATTTAATCTTCAAAGCACATCCAACACATTATAACTTTTTAATGGCACTATGTATTGCTGTTGCACTCGTACTTTATTGTTTTGTCAAAGTAAAATTAACCGATTACAATACCAAAAATGTCAAACAGCAATTAAAACAAATCGTAAGTGTTACTCAGCGTCATCTTATATTATTTCCTGGGATATTAATACAAGGCATCGCTATAAGTGCGCTCGTTCCTGTTTTACCACAATATGCATTAAATATCGTTGGCGTTTCAACTATTGAATATACACTCGCTATTGTTATCGGAGCAATAGGTTGCACCATCTCAATGTTATTCTTATCTAAGTTAATTGATAAACACTCTATCCGCTTTATGTACTGGGTCATATTTATCGGATTTATACTATACGGAACGTCTATATTAGGACTCACGATGATTAATCATATTGAAGTTGTTTGGGTCATTGCATTTTTAATTGGTTTGTTATACGGACTATTATTACCTGCTTGGAATACATTTATGGCTGGATTTATCCATTCGAGTGAACAAGAAGAAACTTGGGGTGTAATCAATAGTATTCAAGGCTTTGGTGCAATGATTGGTGCATTTTTAGGAGGTCAGATTTCACAAGTAACCAGTAACCCTATTTTCTCATTTTATTTTGCATCAGCGTTGATACTTTTTCTCGCATTGTTTTACGGTATCTACTTCATCAAATCTCGTGCCAAAATATAG
- a CDS encoding 2'-5' RNA ligase family protein, with translation MILGLALIPSQNFQDDINAYRKRYDKHYTKIQPHITIKSSFEVDDSELEKVKSEIRTRLEGSEPVEVHATKASNFAPTTNVIYFKVEKTPGLESLFSAFDTEDFYGVAEHPFVPHFTIAQGLTSQEFEDIYGQVRLAGIDYKETISTLSLMQFNQEEDRWEEIETYHLG, from the coding sequence ATGATTTTAGGATTAGCGTTAATTCCATCACAAAATTTCCAAGATGATATCAATGCATATCGTAAACGTTATGATAAGCATTACACTAAAATTCAGCCACATATTACCATTAAAAGTTCATTTGAAGTCGATGACAGTGAATTAGAAAAAGTAAAGTCAGAAATTCGCACTCGATTAGAAGGGAGCGAACCTGTAGAAGTACATGCGACGAAAGCATCTAACTTTGCACCAACAACGAATGTAATATATTTTAAAGTTGAAAAAACACCAGGTTTAGAGTCGCTATTTAGTGCATTTGATACTGAAGATTTCTATGGTGTAGCAGAACATCCATTTGTACCACATTTCACGATTGCTCAAGGTCTAACAAGTCAAGAGTTTGAAGATATTTACGGTCAAGTTCGACTAGCAGGTATTGACTACAAAGAAACCATTTCTACATTATCATTAATGCAATTTAATCAAGAAGAAGATAGATGGGAAGAAATCGAAACGTATCATTTAGGTTAA
- a CDS encoding PTS system mannose/fructose/sorbose family transporter subunit IID, with product MTNSNKTNPKEPLALSDPFKDDSLNGVAPQTPYELTKKDFRQINLRSLFFFQWGWNYERMQGSGYLFTILPQLRKIYGDDTPELKEMMRTHVQFFNTSNYFNTIVTGIDLAMEEEEGYKAKESVKGIKVGLMGPFAAVGDAIFGSLIPTIFGAIAANMAADGNPFGIVLWFVAILFIIGFRWKQLPFAYKEGVSLVTTMQHRLESLTNAATLMGVFMVGALVATMIRVQFAFEPTLGDVTINFRDNADMILPKLLPLGVVFGVYWLLGRKNMNSTRAIFIVIIIAIIFSSLGIMEKI from the coding sequence ATGACGAACTCTAATAAGACCAATCCAAAAGAACCATTAGCTTTAAGCGATCCATTCAAAGATGATTCTCTCAATGGTGTTGCACCTCAAACGCCATACGAACTTACAAAAAAGGATTTTCGTCAAATTAACTTAAGAAGTTTGTTCTTTTTCCAATGGGGATGGAACTATGAGCGTATGCAAGGATCTGGATATTTATTCACAATTTTACCTCAATTACGTAAAATATACGGTGATGATACACCAGAACTAAAAGAGATGATGCGTACTCATGTTCAATTTTTTAATACAAGTAACTACTTTAATACTATCGTTACAGGGATAGATCTTGCGATGGAGGAAGAAGAAGGATACAAAGCGAAAGAATCCGTTAAAGGGATTAAAGTTGGTCTTATGGGGCCATTTGCTGCAGTAGGTGATGCTATATTTGGCTCCCTCATTCCAACCATATTCGGTGCCATCGCAGCAAACATGGCTGCCGATGGGAATCCGTTTGGTATTGTACTCTGGTTTGTAGCTATATTATTCATTATCGGTTTTAGATGGAAGCAGTTACCTTTTGCTTACAAAGAGGGCGTCTCTCTTGTTACAACAATGCAACATCGCTTAGAATCACTGACAAATGCAGCAACTTTAATGGGTGTATTTATGGTAGGTGCACTCGTTGCCACAATGATTCGTGTTCAATTTGCTTTTGAACCAACACTAGGCGATGTCACAATTAATTTTAGAGATAATGCAGATATGATTTTGCCAAAATTATTACCTTTAGGTGTTGTTTTTGGAGTTTACTGGTTACTAGGACGTAAAAATATGAACTCTACCCGAGCAATATTCATCGTTATTATCATCGCCATTATCTTTTCAAGTTTAGGTATTATGGAAAAAATCTAA
- a CDS encoding YueH family protein, whose product MKIRESHSEHYSAKVFIYQNKKEDYFVVSIPDLFWSIQIDYDIYGEALTEHVMVHLFNILPEDEAHTLALRITNWIQEV is encoded by the coding sequence ATGAAAATTAGAGAGAGTCATAGTGAGCACTATTCAGCCAAAGTATTTATATACCAAAATAAAAAAGAGGATTACTTTGTAGTCTCGATTCCAGACTTATTTTGGTCAATTCAAATTGATTATGATATTTACGGAGAGGCTTTAACCGAACATGTTATGGTGCATTTATTTAATATACTACCTGAAGACGAAGCCCATACATTAGCACTGAGAATTACAAATTGGATTCAAGAAGTATAA
- a CDS encoding PTS mannose/fructose/sorbose/N-acetylgalactosamine transporter subunit IIC: MDILWWQIAILTIYAGVQILDNLSFGFLAQPVMAGLITGLVMGDVTTGLMIGGGMQLTILGVGTFGGASHIDANSGTVLAVAFSVAIGMNPQQALATLGVPVASLMIQTDILARFTNTFFAHRIDSKIEQMDYKGIERNFLYGMIPWSLSRALPVFLALTFGSSIVKPVVDYLNSDLKWLGDGLTLAGALLPAVGFAILLKYLPLKRHYPYFILGFIITALFATIYGGLSSIGTSVAGLDDNFTTVFSPLPMLAVALIGFSFAAMAYQRNQQTSVKVSNSQNQTHQDHLDEGEIEDDEL, translated from the coding sequence ATGGATATTCTATGGTGGCAAATAGCCATATTAACAATTTATGCTGGTGTTCAAATATTAGATAATTTATCATTTGGATTTTTAGCCCAACCTGTTATGGCAGGTTTAATAACTGGTCTTGTAATGGGAGATGTTACAACCGGTTTGATGATTGGGGGCGGTATGCAATTAACTATTTTAGGTGTAGGAACTTTCGGTGGTGCCTCACATATTGACGCAAACTCAGGCACAGTTTTAGCTGTTGCATTTTCAGTAGCAATCGGCATGAACCCTCAACAAGCACTCGCGACGTTAGGTGTTCCTGTGGCTAGCTTGATGATACAGACAGACATTTTAGCTCGCTTTACAAATACGTTTTTTGCACATCGTATTGACAGTAAAATCGAGCAAATGGATTACAAAGGAATTGAACGAAACTTTTTATACGGTATGATCCCTTGGTCATTATCTCGTGCTTTACCTGTATTTTTAGCACTTACATTTGGAAGCAGCATTGTGAAACCTGTCGTTGATTATTTGAATTCTGATCTGAAATGGCTGGGTGATGGTTTAACACTTGCTGGCGCTTTACTTCCTGCAGTAGGTTTTGCAATTTTATTAAAATACCTACCGCTTAAACGTCATTATCCGTACTTTATATTAGGCTTTATCATTACAGCTTTATTTGCGACTATTTATGGCGGCTTATCAAGTATAGGTACTTCTGTTGCAGGACTAGATGATAACTTCACAACTGTTTTTAGCCCACTACCTATGTTAGCTGTCGCTTTAATCGGTTTTAGCTTTGCTGCAATGGCCTATCAACGCAATCAGCAAACAAGTGTCAAAGTGTCCAATAGTCAAAATCAAACACATCAAGATCATTTAGATGAGGGGGAAATTGAAGATGACGAACTCTAA
- a CDS encoding arylsulfatase, with the protein MQSPEKPNVILICVDQLRYDTLGHHHHPVVSTPHLDMLADQGYHFKQMYTAVPSCIASRASLMTGLNQVNHGRVGYEDNVDWAYDQFMADYFREAGYQTEAIGKLHVTPERKRIGFDHVMLHDGYLHEARKYTQAYGRNFEFVDDYLVWLKAQLGHHADLMDDGIEPNSWVARPWMYEEKYHPTNWVVHEGIRFLQRRDPEKPFFLNLSFTRPHPPLNPPQYYFDMYMDLKDEFPEIIIGDWKEIEETLPFSITAKKGHYHQHDLDRMRAGYYGNITHIDHQIGRFMIALNEQRIAKNTLILFVSDHGDQLGEHNLFRKAYPYQGSIHIPMMIYDKGDILKGEHKNLNQIAELRDILPTLLDLANIDIPQNIDGVSLKPALYQSDYKTRDFLHGEHSFGKDSNQFILNDEWKYTWYPVRGIEQLFNYQNDPHEKHNLIDEQDYQHIKTQLKNQLIKVLANREEGFVKNGQLQTVSSTKPTLDHLKAKVNKS; encoded by the coding sequence ATGCAATCACCTGAAAAACCAAATGTCATACTCATATGTGTTGACCAATTACGTTATGATACATTAGGACATCATCACCACCCAGTTGTTTCAACACCCCATTTGGATATGTTAGCTGATCAAGGTTATCACTTTAAGCAGATGTATACAGCCGTTCCAAGCTGTATCGCTTCACGTGCATCATTAATGACAGGACTTAATCAAGTGAACCACGGTCGAGTGGGTTATGAAGATAATGTGGACTGGGCATATGATCAATTTATGGCTGATTATTTTAGAGAAGCTGGTTATCAAACAGAGGCTATTGGCAAACTTCATGTGACACCTGAACGTAAGCGTATCGGCTTTGATCACGTTATGCTTCACGATGGATATCTACATGAAGCACGCAAATACACCCAAGCTTATGGACGCAATTTTGAATTTGTGGATGATTATCTCGTGTGGTTAAAAGCGCAATTAGGTCATCATGCAGATTTGATGGATGACGGTATCGAACCAAATTCTTGGGTCGCTCGCCCTTGGATGTATGAGGAAAAGTACCATCCGACAAATTGGGTCGTTCATGAAGGAATCCGTTTCCTACAACGTCGAGATCCTGAAAAGCCCTTTTTTTTGAATTTATCATTCACAAGACCGCATCCTCCATTAAATCCGCCTCAATATTATTTTGATATGTATATGGATTTAAAGGATGAATTTCCTGAGATTATTATTGGAGATTGGAAAGAGATAGAGGAGACATTACCTTTTAGTATTACAGCGAAAAAAGGTCACTATCATCAACATGATTTAGATCGAATGCGCGCAGGATACTATGGAAACATCACTCATATTGATCATCAAATTGGACGCTTCATGATTGCTTTAAATGAACAACGTATTGCTAAAAATACACTTATTTTATTCGTCTCAGACCATGGCGATCAATTAGGAGAACATAACCTTTTCAGAAAAGCGTACCCCTACCAAGGGAGCATTCATATTCCAATGATGATTTATGACAAAGGGGATATACTTAAAGGTGAGCACAAAAATTTAAATCAAATTGCAGAATTAAGAGATATTTTACCGACATTATTAGATTTAGCTAATATCGATATACCACAAAATATCGATGGCGTAAGTTTAAAACCTGCACTCTATCAATCAGACTACAAAACACGTGACTTTTTACATGGAGAGCATAGTTTTGGAAAAGATTCGAATCAATTTATTTTAAATGATGAGTGGAAATACACGTGGTATCCCGTAAGAGGAATTGAACAACTATTCAATTATCAAAACGATCCACATGAAAAACATAATTTAATTGATGAGCAAGATTATCAACATATTAAAACACAACTCAAAAACCAACTCATTAAAGTTTTGGCAAATCGAGAGGAAGGTTTTGTGAAAAACGGACAACTCCAGACTGTTTCATCAACAAAACCAACATTAGACCACTTAAAAGCAAAAGTTAATAAGTCATAG
- a CDS encoding alanine/glycine:cation symporter family protein, which produces MLESIVGWLNEIVWSKPLVFGLLITGIAFSLITRFLQLRHFKEMIRLMFQGEKSPTGISSFQAIALSLAGRVGTGNIVGVSTAIFIGGPGAVFWMWATAFLGAGTAFIESTLGQIYKKEEDGEYRGGPAYYIERGIKGQFGKIYGLIFAIVTIISVGLLLPGVQSNAIASSMQNAFGIPPWVIASVLIVILALIIFGGVKSIAKVATAVVPFMAIIYIVMALIIIILNIEQIPGLFALIFKSAFGMEAAFGGIFGAMIEIGVKRGLYSNEAGQGTGPHAAAAAEVSHPAKQGLVQAFSVYVDTLFVCTATALIILISGTYNTTNGQTAANGMPHLIKDGGIYVQSADGGKDYSGTAMYAQAGIDKALQGSTYHFDPNFSGFGSYFIAIALFFFAFTTILAYYYIAETNVSFMTNRIAKKQNKLWRNVTRVVLIAATAYGAIKTADVAWAMGDLGVGMMAWLNLIAIWILFKPALNALHDFEKHKKQYGSGKTAIYRPDPEKFPTATFWLEDYPKRLKEENYIQNNE; this is translated from the coding sequence ATGTTGGAGTCAATTGTTGGGTGGCTTAATGAAATTGTTTGGAGTAAGCCGCTTGTTTTTGGACTATTAATTACAGGTATAGCATTTAGTTTAATAACGCGATTTTTACAGTTAAGGCATTTTAAAGAAATGATACGGTTGATGTTTCAAGGTGAAAAGTCACCAACGGGTATTTCAAGTTTTCAAGCAATTGCATTATCTTTAGCAGGTCGTGTTGGAACAGGGAATATCGTTGGTGTTTCTACGGCTATATTTATTGGGGGACCGGGTGCTGTATTTTGGATGTGGGCGACAGCATTTTTAGGTGCTGGCACAGCTTTTATCGAATCAACATTAGGTCAGATTTATAAAAAAGAAGAAGATGGTGAATATCGTGGGGGGCCTGCTTACTATATTGAGCGAGGAATTAAAGGTCAATTTGGTAAGATTTATGGTCTTATCTTTGCGATTGTAACGATTATCTCTGTAGGGTTGCTTTTACCTGGTGTTCAATCAAATGCCATTGCGAGTTCAATGCAAAATGCGTTTGGTATACCGCCATGGGTGATTGCTTCTGTATTAATTGTGATTTTAGCATTGATTATTTTTGGAGGCGTTAAGTCTATTGCTAAAGTTGCTACAGCAGTGGTACCGTTTATGGCTATTATTTATATTGTTATGGCATTGATTATTATTATATTGAATATTGAGCAAATACCTGGGTTGTTTGCATTAATATTTAAGTCTGCGTTCGGCATGGAAGCGGCATTCGGGGGGATATTTGGTGCGATGATTGAGATTGGAGTGAAACGAGGTCTTTACTCTAATGAAGCGGGTCAAGGAACAGGGCCACACGCTGCAGCTGCTGCAGAAGTATCGCATCCAGCTAAGCAAGGTTTAGTACAAGCATTTTCAGTTTATGTTGATACACTGTTTGTATGTACAGCGACTGCTTTAATCATTTTAATTTCAGGAACGTACAATACAACTAATGGACAAACAGCAGCAAATGGTATGCCTCATTTAATTAAAGATGGTGGCATTTACGTTCAATCGGCTGACGGTGGAAAAGATTACTCAGGTACAGCAATGTATGCACAAGCAGGTATAGACAAAGCGCTCCAAGGATCTACTTATCACTTTGATCCTAATTTCTCAGGCTTTGGCTCATATTTTATTGCTATTGCGCTATTTTTCTTCGCATTTACGACTATACTAGCATATTACTATATCGCTGAAACGAATGTCAGCTTTATGACAAATCGCATAGCTAAGAAACAAAATAAGTTATGGCGTAATGTGACTCGTGTTGTACTCATTGCAGCGACAGCGTATGGTGCCATTAAAACTGCGGATGTAGCATGGGCAATGGGTGACTTAGGTGTAGGTATGATGGCATGGTTAAACTTAATTGCCATATGGATTTTATTTAAACCTGCTCTGAATGCACTACATGATTTTGAAAAGCATAAAAAACAATATGGATCGGGTAAAACAGCAATATACCGTCCTGATCCAGAAAAGTTTCCGACAGCCACATTCTGGTTGGAAGATTATCCAAAACGATTAAAAGAAGAAAATTATATCCAAAATAACGAATAA
- a CDS encoding diglucosyl diacylglycerol synthase, producing MVSQKKKILIITGSFGNGHIQVTNSIIEQLNNMNLNNLTVIQHDLFLEAHPILTTICKKWYINSFKYFRGMYKSFYYSRPDQLDKCFYKYYGLNKLVNLLLKEKPDLILLTFPTPVMSVLTEQFNMNIPIATVMTDYRMHKNWITPFSERYYLATEDLKESFKSIGIPEEKLKVTGIPISEKFEMDIDRESWLRSQGLNPEAQTILMSAGAFGVSKGFDTMIQRIVDESPNAQVVMICGRNKTLKRQLSATFKHQHNVLILGYTQHMNEWMASSHLMLTKPGGITISEAFIRKVPMIFLNPAPGQELENAHYFEMKGFGKIASTPSEAIDIVTQLTQHPARIQSMIDNLSQERITYSTQRLCLDLLDLLHNASHCENIYGKVPLYAKLLVK from the coding sequence ATGGTGTCTCAAAAGAAGAAAATCTTGATTATTACCGGCTCATTTGGTAATGGCCATATTCAAGTTACAAACAGTATAATCGAACAACTCAATAACATGAACTTGAATAACCTAACAGTCATCCAACATGACTTATTTCTTGAAGCACATCCTATTTTAACGACAATATGTAAAAAATGGTATATTAATAGCTTTAAATATTTTCGTGGTATGTATAAATCATTTTATTATAGTCGCCCCGATCAATTAGATAAATGCTTTTATAAGTATTATGGTCTAAATAAATTAGTTAACTTATTACTTAAAGAAAAGCCTGACCTTATTTTGTTGACATTTCCTACACCGGTAATGTCGGTTTTAACTGAGCAGTTTAATATGAATATTCCTATTGCTACAGTCATGACTGATTATCGTATGCATAAAAACTGGATTACACCTTTTTCCGAGCGCTATTATCTTGCAACTGAAGATTTAAAAGAATCATTCAAATCAATCGGTATCCCTGAGGAAAAACTTAAAGTAACGGGCATTCCGATATCAGAAAAGTTCGAAATGGATATTGACCGTGAATCGTGGCTTCGTTCTCAAGGTTTGAATCCAGAGGCACAAACTATTTTAATGTCTGCAGGGGCATTTGGTGTATCAAAAGGATTTGACACCATGATACAGCGCATAGTTGACGAAAGCCCAAACGCACAAGTTGTGATGATTTGCGGCCGTAACAAAACACTTAAACGCCAACTATCAGCTACATTTAAACATCAACATAACGTTCTCATTCTAGGTTATACACAACATATGAATGAATGGATGGCATCAAGTCATTTAATGCTTACAAAACCAGGCGGTATTACAATTTCAGAGGCATTTATACGTAAAGTTCCAATGATATTTTTAAACCCCGCACCTGGTCAAGAACTTGAAAACGCACATTATTTTGAGATGAAAGGGTTTGGCAAAATTGCAAGCACACCATCTGAAGCGATCGATATTGTAACCCAACTGACACAACATCCTGCACGCATACAATCTATGATAGATAACCTATCACAAGAAAGAATCACATATTCGACACAACGATTATGTCTCGATCTTTTAGATTTGCTACATAATGCGTCTCATTGCGAAAACATTTATGGAAAGGTTCCTTTATATGCAAAATTACTCGTCAAATAG
- a CDS encoding esterase family protein, with product MTEFKPGQLTQTQFKSEILDREITLSVYLPEDYSDLYKSKVVFCFDGRDFFKFGQIHRLYERLRKHNEVERVIMIGFHYESVTKRRQEFHPQGEFASKTVQAVAKEIFPWIDQTFPTYKVGHARIVLGDSLAGSIALLTALSYPRIISQVGMLSPHVDEVVEMLLHRCQFKENLSIWHVIGKEEIDFKLPTSGEQADFLTPNRTLKKLIEPTVLSYYYEELEGGHNWKTWRKELPKLLQYFLSNQ from the coding sequence ATGACAGAGTTTAAACCAGGTCAATTAACGCAAACACAATTTAAAAGTGAAATACTTGATAGGGAAATTACATTATCTGTATATCTTCCAGAAGACTATTCTGATTTATATAAATCTAAAGTTGTATTTTGTTTCGATGGTCGAGATTTTTTTAAATTTGGTCAAATCCATCGTCTATATGAAAGACTTCGAAAGCATAATGAAGTTGAACGTGTGATTATGATTGGATTTCATTATGAGAGTGTGACGAAACGACGTCAAGAATTCCATCCACAAGGTGAATTTGCATCGAAAACAGTTCAAGCTGTAGCAAAAGAAATTTTTCCTTGGATTGATCAGACTTTCCCAACTTATAAAGTGGGACATGCACGCATCGTGTTAGGAGATAGTTTGGCGGGAAGCATTGCGCTGCTCACGGCTTTATCTTATCCACGAATTATCAGTCAGGTAGGAATGTTGAGCCCGCACGTTGATGAGGTTGTAGAAATGTTATTGCACCGATGCCAATTCAAAGAAAACTTATCAATTTGGCATGTCATTGGTAAAGAAGAAATTGACTTTAAGTTGCCTACAAGTGGAGAGCAAGCAGACTTTCTAACACCGAACCGTACATTGAAAAAATTAATTGAGCCGACTGTATTATCTTATTATTACGAGGAATTAGAAGGAGGACATAATTGGAAAACATGGCGAAAAGAGCTGCCAAAATTACTGCAATATTTTTTAAGTAACCAATAA